In Pseudomonas abieticivorans, the genomic window CGTGAAGACATTTGCCAACTACAACGCCATGTACGGCAGCATCGGTGCGATTATCGTGCTGTTGTTGTACTTCTATATCTCGTCGGCCGTGCTGTTGCTGGGCGCAGAGATGAACGCGGTGATCGAGCATATGTCCGAAGAGGGCAAGGAACCTGGCCACAAAGAGTTTCCCGAGGATGAGGCCGAGCATGATAAAAAGCATGTTTCGGGGTTGGGCCGCGATCATTCGATCAAGCCTGATGCCGAGCAGGCCTGATCAACGCAAGGACCCTCGATGATTCGTGACATCCTGAAAATGGGCGATGAGCGCTTGTTGCGTATCGCCCCTGCGGTACCCGCCTCGATGTTCGGCAGCCAAGCGCTGGACGACTTGATTGCCGACATGTTCCAGACCATGGAACACGTGGGCGGCGTGGGCCTGGCGGCGCCGCAGATCGGCATCGACCTGCAATTGGTGATCTTCGGCTTCGAGCGCAGCGAGCGCTACCCCGACGCCGAGCCGGTGCCGCAAACCGTGCTGCTCAACCCCCTGATCACCCCGCTTGGCCCGTTGACCGAGGAGGGCTGGGAAGGCTGTTTGTCAGTACCGGGGCTGCGCGGGGCGGTGGATCGTTACGAGCATATTCGCTACGAAGGCTTCGACCTGCAGGGCAATCCCATCCTGCGCGAGGCGCGAGGGTTTCATGCGCGTGTGGTGCAGCACGAGTGCGATCACCTGATCGGGCGGTTGTACCCCTCGCGCATCAGTGACTTCAGCAAATTCGGATTTACCGAGGTGCTGTTCCCGGGGTTGGACCCCGCTGGCGACGATTGAAACGGCGTCGCCCGGTTCGCAGATAAATCCGCGAACCGGTGACCCAGGCCTTTCAGGCACTCTCCCGCGCCTGCTCTTCCAACCGCGTAATCGCTATTTCCAACTCATCCAGCGCCACCATGGCCGTGGGGTCCCCCTGCTTGAGCAAGGTCTCGCTGCGCAAACACGCTGCACGCAACTGTGGCACCCCGCAATAACGGGTGGCGCCATGCAGGCGGTGCACGCGTTCGATCATCGCCGTCTGGTCCTGGCTGTCGCGGGCTTCGCGGATGGCCACGCGCTCTTCGTCCAGCGATGCCAGCAGCATCGCCAACATGTCGGCGGCCAAGTCGGCCTTGCCGGCCGCCAGGCGCAGGCCTTCCTCGGGGTCTAGCACCAACGGCTCGCTGGCTTGCACCGGCACTTCCTCAAGCCTTTCGCTGGTGTGCTGGCGCAGCACCAGGCCGGTCCACTTCAACACCACCTGGGCCAACTGGCGTTCGCTGATAGGCTTGGTCAGGTAATCGTCCATGCCACTTTGCAGCAGCGCGCGCTTTTCATTAGCCATGGCATGGGCGGTCAGCGCCACGATGGGCAGCGCCGTGCCGGAATGCCCGCTTTCCCACAGGCGGATCTTCTCGGTGGTCTCCCGGCCATCCATGTCGGGCATCTGCACGTCCATCAGCACCAGGTCGAAGCTGTCGTCCTGCACCGCTTTGATCGCAGCGAGGCCGGTGTCCACCGCCAGCACTTCGGCGCCCAGGTCTTCGAGCAGGGTTTGTACCAGCAGCAGGTTGGCCGGGTTGTCGTCCACGCAGAGCACTTTGGGTGCGCGGTTGCCCAGCGGCTCGTGGAGCTCGCTGCGCAGCCGCTTGGGGTTGATCAGGTCGCTCAGGCTGCGGCGCAGCTTGCGCGTGCAGGCAGGCTTTGCCTGCAACTGGCTGTGGTGATGGGGTACCGCGGCCTGGAATAGCAACTGCTCGGTGGTCGGGCACAGCACCAACACATGGCAGCCTTGTTGCTCGATGTCCGTCAGGTGCTGAGCCAGGACGGTGGGGCCCACTTCGTGGTGGGTAATGCCCAGCACCGCCAGGTCGATGGGGTGGTGGGCCAGGTGCGCGGCGGTAATGCCAACGTTGAGTTTTTCCAGGTTGGCGAAGGGGATTACCTCCAGGCCGCAGTCCTGCAGTTGGTGCTGCAAGGCCTGGCGCGCCAGTTCATGGCTTTCGACGATGGCCACGCGGCGGCCCAGCAACGGTGCCGCTGGCAGGTCTTCGACATCGTCGCGGGCCTTGGGCAGGCGCAGGCTGACCCAGAACTCCGAACCTTCTCCGGGCGTGCTGTCGACGCCGATCTCGCCGCCCATCTGCTCGATCAGGCGCTTGGAAATCACCAGGCCCAGGCCCGTGCCGCCCGGCTGGCGCGACAGTGAGTTGTCGGCCTGGCTGAAGGCCTGGAACAGCGCGCGCACATCCTGCTTGGACAAACCGATGCCGGTGTCCTGCACGCTGATGCGCAGTTGCACGCCGTCTTCGTTTTCGTCCTCGAGCATGGCCCGCGCGACGATGGTGCCTTCACGGGTGAACTTGATCGCGTTGCTGACCAGGTTGGTGAGTATTTGCTTGAGCCGCAGCGGGTCGCCGATCAGCGACAGCGGCGTGTCGCGGTACACCAGGCTCACCAGCTCCAGGTCTTTGGCATGGGCGGCCGGGGCGAGGATGGTCATGGTGTCCTGCAACAGGTCGCGCAGGTTGAACGGGATGCTGTCGAGCACCAGCTTGCCGGCTTCGATCTTGGAGAAGTCGAGGATCTCGTTAATGATCGCCAGCAGGCTGCCGGCCGACTTTTCAATGGTGCCCAAGTAGTCGAACTGGCGCGGGGTCAGCTCGCTTTTCTGCAGCAGGTGGGTAAAGCCCAGGATGCCGTTGAGCGGAGTGCGGATCTCGTGGCTCATGTTGGCGAGGAATTCAGACTTGATGCGGCTGGCTTCCAGGGCTTCCTTGCGCGCCATGTCCAGTTCGATGTTCTGGATCTCGATGGTTTCCAGGTTCTGGCGCACGTCCTCGGTGGCCTGGTCGACGCTGTGCTGCAATTCTTCTTGGGAGCCTTGCAGGGTTTCGGCCATGCGGTTGATCCCGGCGGCCAGTTCGTCCAGTTCGTGGCTGCCCAAGGCCGGCAGGCGGCTTTCCAGGTTGCCGTCCTTGAGTTGGGTGACCGCGTGCTTGATCTGCCGGATCGGCTCGTTGATGCCGCGGCTCATGCGCAGCGCCAGGGCCGCGGTGGCAACCAGCCCGGTGATGATCAGCAACAAGCTGGCGAACAGGCTGCGGTAACCTCGCAGCAGGGTGCCGTCGTGGGACAGTTCCACTTCCACCCAGCCCAGCAGGCGGTCCTCTTCGCTGGGCACGACGTCGCCGGCCAGGTCGCGGTGGTGGCCGAACACCGGCATCAAATAGCGGGTGGCGTCATTGCCGGTGCGCTGCAGCAAGTGCGTGCTGCTGCCGACCGGCACCGGGTTGAGCATGCTCGGGCCGGCGTGGGCCAACGGCGTGCGGTCGGGCGCCAGGAACGACACGGTGCGCACGTCGGCCTGCTCCAGAGCCTGGGTGGCAATGCGTTCGAGCAGTTGCGCGTCGTTATGCGCCAGGCCCTGGGCGACCAGCGGGGCCAACTGTTCGGCGATCATTTCGCCACGGCGCAACAACTGCGACTGCAGTTCGTTTTGTTGCAGCCAGGTGAAATAGCCGCCCAGCAGCAGCGCGATCAGGCTGGCCGGCAGCAGCGCCAGCAGCACCACGCGGCCCTTGATCCCCAATTTTCTCAGCACGCCCTGTCTCCCGACCCTGGCCATGAATACGTGTATGCCGGGGAAAATACCGCGACTGAGGCGCCAGCGCACTCACTTGATGGGCTTTGTGTCGGGCGACGGTTGCCGGATGACGCTCAATGAAGAATAATTCATGATTGAGAATTACTAGCAGACGCCAATGAGTCCCGCGATCATGCAGCCCCCCACCATACTGGCCATCGAAGATGACCCTGTCCTCGGCGCGTACGTGCACGAGCAGTTGGGCCGTTGCGGTTTTCAGGTGACCTGGTGCCAGGACGGCCGGGATGGCCTGGCCCTGGCCCGCGGCCAGGCCTTCGACGTGGTGCTGATGGACGTGCTGCTGCCCGGCATGAACGGCCTGGACGTGCTGCAGCATCTGCGCGAGCGCTCGGCCACGCCGGTGATCCTGATGTCGGCACTGGGCTCGGAAAGCGATCGCATCAATGGCTTCCGGCGCGGCGCCGATGACTATTTGCCCAAACCGTTCAGCGTCGACGAGCTGCACGTGCGGGTGGAAGCCATCCTGCGCCGGGTGGCGATGGAGCGCCGGCGCAGTGAACCAGAAGCGGTCACGATGGCCCCGTTGGATGACCTGCACCTGGATGCCGAGCTGTTCGACGCGTGCCTGGGCGGTCAGTACGCGGGTCTCACACGCAGTGAATATCGCTTGCTGGAAACCCTCGATCGCCACCCCGAAGAGGTGTTGAGTAAAGCGTTTCTGTACCAGCACGTGTTGCAGCGCGGCTACGCCCAGCATGACCGCAGCCTGGACATGCACGTCAGCCAGATCCGCCGCAAGCTCAAGGCCATGGGCTACCTGGAGCGTCAAGTTCGCACGGTGTGGGGCAAGGGCTATGTGCTCACGGCCTGCGCCGAGGAGCAGTAAGTGATGCCGGGCAAGCATTCACTGTTCTGGAAGCTTGTGACCCTGCTGGTGGGGTTTTGCCTGTTGATGATCTGGTTGAGCCTGTCGTGGGGGCGCTACGCGGAAACCCAGAACGCTTTCCTGTCACGCGAGGCACGCACCGCCCTGGGCGCTTACGCCGGGGAAGCGGAGCAGGCCTGGACCCGCGGTGGCGAGCCGGCGCTGGACGCCTGGCTGGCCGGCATGGGGGCGCGCGAAAAAGCCTTTGTCGGGGTGATCGGCCGCGACCTGCAAGCGCTGGGCAGCGTGCCATTGAGCGATGCCCAGACCCAGCGCCTGACGTTTCTGCGTGGGTTGGACTGGCCCGTCAGCCGCCACTCCACCACGCCGCCGTGGCTGAAAATCCCCTTTCCCAACGATCCCTCCCTGGGCGCGGTGGTGATGCAATTGCCCGAGCGGTTCCAGCCTGGGCGCTACGCGCTGGTCTGGCACATCCTGATCACGGGCCTGGTGCCGGGGCTGTTTACCGTGCTGTTGTGCGTAGGCCTGTACCGCATGCTGATCGCCCCCTTGAACCAGCTTCGCGAACAGGCCAATGCCTGGCGTGCCGATCAACTGCATAAACGCCTGTCGCGACAAACCGTGAGCCGCCCGGACGAACTGGGTGAACTGGGCCGGGCGTTCGACCACATGGCCGAGCGCCTGCAAAGCACCGTGGCCCTGCAGCAGCAACTGCTGCGCGACCTGTCCCACGAACTGCGCACGCCGCTGAGCCGCTTGCGGGTGGCCTGCGACAGTGAACAGGAACTGGGTGGCCTACGCGCTCGCCTGGCCCGTGAGGTGGACGGCATGCAGCGCCTGGTCGAGGACACCCTGCAACTGGCCTGGCTGGACGCCGAGCGCACGCCGCAGGCCCAGGAGGCGATCCAGGTGCAGGCGCTGTGGGAAATGGTGGCCGAGGACGCCCGGTTCGAAAGCGCTTGGCCCGCGCATCAATTGGAATGCGCGGTGCCCGCCGAGTGCTGGGTGCAGGGCAATCTCAACAGCTTGGCCCAGGCTATGGAGAACATCCTGCGCAATGCCATCCGCCATTCGCCGCCCGGTGGTCGGGTCACCTTGCAGGGGCGTCGCACCGGCAGCACCTGGCACCTGTGGCTGGAAGACGAAGGCGGCGGGGTGGCCGAGGCCGACCTTGAGCGGATTTTCGACCCCTTCATCCGCCTGGACGGCTCGCGGCCCGGCCACGGCGGCTTTGGCCTGGGCCTGAGCATCGCGCGCAATGCCGTGGCCCATCAGGGTGGCCGCCTGTGGGCACAGAACGGCGGCAACGGGCTGCGCTTGAACCTGTTGTTGAATGCCGCTTATAGCTGAAAGCGATAAGGCGCGCACTTTGCGTGATATGGGCTGGCGGCGTTTGCCGGTATGATAGTGCCCCCCGCAGTCCGGATTGCGAATACGCCATGACCCTGCAGTACCCTACCATCGCCGATTGCGTCGGCAACACGCCGCTGGTGCGCTTGCAGCGCCTGGCCGGTGACACCACCAATACCTTGCTGCTCAAGCTGGAAGGGAACAACCCGGCCGGCTCCGTCAAGGATCGCCCGGCGCTGTCGATGATTACCCGTGCCGAGGCGCGTGGGCAGATCCAGCCCGGCGACACGCTGATCGAGGCCACTTCCGGCAACACCGGCATTGCCTTGGCCATGGCCGCGGCGATCAAGGGTTACCAGATGATCCTGATCATGCCGGACAACTCCACCGCCGAGCGCAAGGCGGCGATGACCGCCTACGGCGCGCAACTGATCCTGGTCACCCGCGAGGAGGGCATGGAAGGCGCCCGTGATCTGGCCGAGCGCATGCAGGCCCAGGGGCATGGCAAGGTGCTGGACCAGTTCGCCAATGGCGACAACCCCGAGGCCCACTACGTGAGCACGGGCCCGGAGATCTGGCGCCAAACCGGCGGGCAGATCACCCATTTCGTCAGCTCAATGGGCACCACCGGTACCATCATGGGCGTGTCGCGCTACCTCAAGGAGCAGAACCCGGCGGTGCAGATCGTTGGCCTGCAACCGATGGAAGGCTCGGCCATCCCCGGCATCCGCCGCTGGCCCCACGAATACCTGCCCAAAATCTACCAGGCCGACCGCGTCGATCGCATCGTCGACATGGCCCAGAGCGAGGCTGAAGACGTGACCCGTCGCTTGGCTCGCGAAGAGGGCATTTTCTGTGGCGTGTCTTCGGGCGGCGCAGTGGCAGCGATGTTGCGCCTGTCTCAGGAACTGGAGAACGCGACCCTCGTGGCGATCATTTGCGACCGTGGCGACCGTTACCTGTCGAGCGGCATTTTCGATGCGCCCAACTGATGGCTAAGAAACCCACCGGCCTGCGCTTTCAACCCGCAGGCGGTCAGCGTGCCGTGCAAGTGCCGACGGGCAAGAAGCAGCGTTTGACCATCGAACGCTTGAGCAACGATGGCCGCGGCGTGGCCTTCCTGGAGGGGCGCACCTGGTTTGTGACGGGTGCCCTGGCCGGTGAAGACGTCGATGTGCGCGTGCTCAACGCCCATGGCAAAGTGGTGGAGGCGCGCACCGAAAAAGTGCATGCAGCCAACCCGATGCGTCGGCCCGCACCTTGCGCGCGTGCCGATGTGTGCGGTGGCTGCAGCGTGCAGCACCTGCCCCACGATGAACAACTGGCCCTGAAACAGCGCATGCTCGCCGAGCAATTGCAGCGCGCCGGCAACATCGTGCCCGAACAGTGGGCACAGCCTTTGGTCGGCCCCGAGCTTGGCTACCGCCGCCGTGCCCGCATCGCCGTGCGATGGGACGTCAAGGCCAAACGCCTGGACGTGGGCTTTCGTGCCAAGGCCAGCCAGGACATCGTCGCCATCGACGACTGCCCGGTGTTGGTACAGCCCTTGCAGCCAATCATGCGTGGCTTGCCTGAGCTGTTGCGCCGCTTCAGCAAGCCGCAAGTCATTGGGCACGTTGAATTGTTTGCCGGTACGGCACTGGCCGTGCTGCTACGCCATACCGCGCCGTTGAACGATCATGATCTAAACGTCTTGAAACAGTTTTGCGCCGAACACGGCGCACAGCTGTGGTTGCATGGCGACGGTGAGCCGGCGCCGCAGGACCCCAACCAGCCCCTGGGCTTTGCCTTGGAGCCCTGGCACCTGACGCTGGCCTACCGCCCGGGCGATTTCGTCCAGGTGAACGCCGCCGTCAACACGGCCATGGTCGCCCAGGCGCTGGATTGGCTGGCGCCGCAGGCCGATGAGCGGGTGCTGGACCTGTTTTGTGGGCTTGGCAATTTCGCCCTGCCGCTGGCCACCCAGGTGCGCGAAGTGGTGGCGGTCGAGGGTGTGCAGGCCATGGTGGATCGGGCTGCATCGAATGCCGTCAGTAATAATTTGCATAACGTGCGTTTTTTTCAAGCCGATTTATCGCAGCCCCTGGCGGGCAGCGATTGGGCTGTAGAAGGCTTTTGTGCGGTACTCTTGGACCCACCGCGAGACGGTGCGTTTGAGGTGGTGCGAGGGATGTCTGCCCTGGGTGCCAAGCGATTGGTATATGTGTCCTGCAACCCGGCAACTTTGGCTCGCGATGCGGTCGAATTGATCAAGCAGGGCTACCGGTTAAAACGTGCCGGAATTCTCGATATGTTTCCGCAAACCGCGCATGTCGAGGCGATGGCGTTATTTGAAGCGAGCTAGGACGCTCGTTTAATCCGACTGGTGCTTGAAAAGCAGCCCTTCGCCAGCCCAGCGAAGGTCCGAACCAGCGACTGTGGGCGCGTTAGCAACGCGTCATAGGGAAGGTAAAAGATGGTACAGGTGAGAGCACACCAGCCGATCAACACCGACGGCAGTATCAATCTCGATGCATGGCTCGATCATATCGTCAGTGTCGATCTGGCGCTGGACCGTGAGGCCCTCAAGACCGCCTGCGAATTCGCCTTGGTGGCCGAGCAACAAGGCAACACGGCCAAGCATTCCTGGGCCGACGGGACTTCGTGTTTCCAGGCTGGCCTGGAAATCGCCGAAATCCTCGCCGACCTCAAGCTGGACCAGGACACCCTGGTGGCTGCGGTCATCTACCGCGCCGTGCGTGAAGGCCGGGTGACCCTGGCCGACGTCAGCGAGCGCTTTGGCCCGGTGGTCAGCAAACTGGTGGACGGCGTGCTGCGCATGGCCGCCATCAGCGCGTCCCTGAGCCCGCGCCAGTCGCTGGTGCTGGGCAGCCAGGGGCAGGTCGAGAACCTGCGCAAGATGCTCGTGGCCATGGTCGACGACGTGCGCGTGGCGCTGATCAAGCTGGCCGAACGCACCTGTGCGATCCGCGCGGTGAAGAACGCCGACGAAGAAAAGCGCAACCGTGTCGCCCGCGAGGTGTTCGACATCTACGCGCCGTTGGCCCACCGCTTGGGCATCGGTCATATCAAGTGGGAGTTGGAGGACCTGTCCTTCCGCTACCTGGAGCCCGATCAGTACAAGCAGATCGCCAAGTTGCTGCACGAGCGGCGGCTGGATCGCGAGCGCTTCATCACCGACGTGATGACCCAATTGCAGAACGAGTTGCTGGCCACCGGGGTCAAGGCCGATATCAGCGGCCGCGCCAAGCACATCTATTCGATCTGGCGCAAAATGCAGCGCAAGGGCCTGGAGTTCAGCCAGATCTACGACGTGCGTGCAGTGCGCGTGCTGGTGCCGGAAATGCGCGACTGTTACACCGCGCTGGGTATCGTGCACACCCTGTGGCGGCACATCCCCAAGGAATTCGACGACTACATCGCCAACCCCAAGGAAAACGGCTACCGCTCGCTGCACACTGCGGTGATCGGCCCTGAGGGCAAGGTGTTGGAGGTGCAGATCCGCACCCATGCCATGCATGAGGAGGCGGAGCTGGGCGTGTGTGCGCATTGGCGCTACAAGGGCACCGACGTCAAGTCCGGGTCCAACCATTACGAAGAGAAAATTTCCTGGCTGCGCCAAGTGCTCGAATGGCACGAAGAGCTGGGCGACATCGGCGGCCTGGCCGAACAGTTACGCGTGGACATCGAGCCCGATCGCGTCTACGTGTTCACCCCCGACGGCCACGCTATCGACCTGCCCAAGGGCGCCACCCCGCTGGACTTCGCCTACCGGGTACACACCGAGATCGGCCACAATTGCCGTGGCGCCAAGATCAACGGGCGCATCGTGCCGCTCAACTACAGCCTGCAGACCGGCGAGCAGGTCGAGATCATCACCAGCAAGCACGGCACGCCAAGCCGCGACTGGTTGAACTCCAACCTGGGCTACGTGACCACCTCGCGGGCGCGGGCCAAGATCGTCCACTGGTTCAAGTTGCAGGCACGCGATCAGAACGTCGCCGCTGGCAAAACCTTGCTTGAGCGCGAACTCAGCCGCCTGGGCCTGCCGCAGGTGGACTTCGAGCAGTTGGCCGAAAAAGCCAATCACAAGACCGCCGAGGATATGTTCGCGGCACTGGGGGCAGGGGACCTGCGCCTGGCGCACCTGGTCAATTCGGCCCAGCAACTGGTCGAACCGGAGCGCGGCAACGAACAGCTGGAACTGATTCCGCGCAAGGCCACCGGCTACAAGCCCGGCAAGCGCGGCGACATCCAGATCCAGGGCGTGGGCAACCTGATGACGCAAATGGCCGGCTGCTGCCAGCCACTGCCGGGCGACGCCATCGTCGGCTACATCACCCAGGGCCGCGGCGTGAGCATTCACCGTCAGGACTGCGCCTCGGTGCTGCAACTGTCGGGGCGTGAGCCTGAGCGCATCATCCAGGTCAGCTGGGGCCCGGTGCCGGTGCTCACGTACCCGGTGGACATCATCATCCGCGCCTACGACCGTTCCGGTTTGCTGCGTGACGTCTCCCAGGTGTTGCTCAACGAGCGCATCAACGTGCTGGCGGTGAACACCCGCTCCAACAAGGAAGACAACACCGCGCTGATGTCCCTGACCATCGAGATTCCCGGGCTTGATGCGCTGGGCCGGTTGTTGGGGCGCATCTCGCAGTTGCCGAACATTATCGAGACGCGGCGTAACAGGACGCCTTGAGGCGCAGCTGTGAACTGCAAGCTGTGAGCTGATGTACGCGGCTTTCAGCTTGCAGCTTAACGCTCGAGGCTGCGACCAAAAGGAGACTCCATGTACACACTCCAAGACTTGCTTGCCCTGATGGCCCGTTTGCGCGACCCCGTGTACGGTTGCCCCTGGGACATCAAGCAAACCTACGCCAGCATCATCCCCTACACCCTGGAGGAAGCCTACGAGGTGGCCGACGCCATCGAGCGCAGCGACTTCGAGCATTTGCAGGGTGAGTTGGGCGACCTGCTGTTCCAGGTGGTGTATTACAGCCAACTGGCGCGCGAAGAAGGCCGGTTTGAGTTCGATGGCGTGGTCGACAGCATTACCCGCAAGCTGATCCGCCGCCACCCGCACGTGTTCCCCACGGGCGACTTGTACGCGCCACTGGATGTGCCCAAGCTCAGCGAAGCGCAGGTCAAGCTGCGCTGGGACGAGATCAAGGCCCAGGAGCGCGCCGAAAAGGCCGTGGCCCCCCAGCAGCTGTCATTGCTGGATGACGTACCCGTGGCCCTGCCGGCCATGGCCCGCGCCGGCAAGCTGCAAAAGCGTGCGGGCAGCGTGGGCTTTGATTGGCCCCAGGCGTTACCGGTGCTGGACAAGGTGCGCGAAGAGCTGGATGAAGTGCTGGAGGCGATGGCTGACAATGACAGCGCGGCCCTGGCCGATGAGGTCGGTGACCTGCTGTTTTCGGTGGTCAACCTGGCCCGTCACCTCAAGGTCGACCCGGAAAACGCCCTGCGTGGCGCCAACCGGAAATTTGAGCGACGCTTTCGTTTCATCGAACAGGCATTGCGCGATACCCTGCGTCCCATTGAAAATTGCACCCTCGAAGAATTGGACGCCCTGTGGGGCGAAGCCAAACGTCAGGAAAAGAACCTGCCCAGCTGTGGCTGAGCCCGTTGAGTAAGTGAGCAGAGCACCATGAGCATCTCCCTTCGCGACCAATTGCTGAAAGCCGGTCTGGTCAACCAGAAGCAAGTCAAGCAGGTCAGCAAGACCCAGCAAAAGCAGAAACGCCTGGAGCAAAAGGGCCAGGTCGAGGTCGACGACACCCAGCAGCGCCTGGCTCAGGAAGCGATGGCCGAGAAGGTCAAGCGTGACCAGGAACTCAACCGCCAGCAGCAGGAGAAAGCCGAGCAGAAGGCCAAGTCCGCCCAGGTCAAGCAATTGATCGAGGTGTCGCGCCTGCCCAAGCTGACCACCGAGGACTACTACAACTTCGTCGACGACAAAAAGGTCAAGCGCCTGTCGGTCAACAGCCTGATGCGCAGCAAGCTCAGCAGTGGTTCGTTGGCCATCGTGCGCCACGGCGGCGCCTACGAGGTGATCCCGCGTGAGGCCGCGCTGAAGATCCAGGAGCGCGACCCACAACGTATCGTGCTGCTGAACGTAGCAACCGAG contains:
- a CDS encoding DUF2058 domain-containing protein, translating into MSISLRDQLLKAGLVNQKQVKQVSKTQQKQKRLEQKGQVEVDDTQQRLAQEAMAEKVKRDQELNRQQQEKAEQKAKSAQVKQLIEVSRLPKLTTEDYYNFVDDKKVKRLSVNSLMRSKLSSGSLAIVRHGGAYEVIPREAALKIQERDPQRIVLLNVATEAPDADDPYAAYQIPDDLMW